The following proteins are encoded in a genomic region of Corylus avellana chromosome ca4, CavTom2PMs-1.0:
- the LOC132179274 gene encoding glutaredoxin-C1-like: MHYQAAEYSWGYYMPAVRSMASDPLERVLRVASESAVVIFSVSSCCMCHAVKRLFCGMGVNPTVFELDQDPRGKEIERALMRLLGNSPGTVPVVFIGGKLIGAMDRVMASHINGTLVPLLKEAGALWL; this comes from the coding sequence ATGCATTATCAGGCTGCTGAGTACTCGTGGGGTTACTATATGCCTGCGGTGAGGAGCATGGCGTCCGACCCATTAGAGCGGGTGTTGAGGGTGGCGTCGGAGAGCGCGGTGGTGATATTCAGCGTCAGTAGCTGCTGCATGTGCCACGCGGTGAAGAGGCTCTTCTGTGGGATGGGCGTGAATCCAACGGTGTTCGAGCTGGACCAGGATCCCAGAGGCAAAGAGATTGAGAGGGCGTTGATGAGGCTGCTTGGGAACTCTCCCGGCACTGTGCCGGTGGTTTTCATCGGGGGGAAGCTAATTGGTGCCATGGACCGAGTCATGGCGTCCCACATTAACGGGACCCTTGTCCCGCTTCTCAAGGAGGCTGGAGCCCTGTGGCTCTGA
- the LOC132178493 gene encoding exocyst complex component EXO70C1, with protein MEKKPHSDQNDNVSSPRDNSETVDAKSDDHQQQHGEKEEKDVEEDPPLLDPELSLAQILDEVDRFLETLTNAQKGKSDPPDQVPNSVELLSKMVESMIHAYNACKTKFGRDLEDDASFLEAVNRISKLSNGIYEFPIQSSSLNRASSVLQRAMSFLEDELRVLLHEEPKPNSNVSDQKSQKPSKQSSFDLNHEQDRCVLPDPIEQNKEQEEFPGFSQEAISNMNKIASAMIFAGYESECCMVYGILRGSAFKGALNKLGYDYVSIDDVHRMQWESLEGEIALWIKVVKQCSTNFFSGERKLCDSVFSDHPSLSQTLFLDLARPVVLQLLDFAEALVVTKRSAEKLFKFLDMYETLRDLVRVMDDGSYPEELKSEASEAKTRLGEAAMSIFCDLENSIKSDHGRTPVPSGAVHPLTRYVMNYLKYACEYKETLEQVFQKHLKIESDDVSTPKTSPFSVQMMTIMDLLDANLDMKSKLYKDYALCYVFLMNNGRYILQKIKGSTEIHELMGDTWCRKRSSLMRQYHKNYQRETWSKVLQCMNHEGLQASGHGKVSKPVLKERFKNFNAMFDEIHRTQTTWVVSDEQLQSELRVSISAVMIPAYRSFLGRFQQYLAPGRQSEKYIKYQPEDIETLIDELFDGNPVSMARRRA; from the coding sequence ATGGAGAAGAAGCCACATTCTGATCAGAACGACAATGTGTCATCACCCAGAGATAATTCAGAGACCGTTGATGCGAAATCGGACGATCATCAACAACAACACggagaaaaggaagagaaagacgTCGAGGAAGACCCACCACTGTTGGATCCGGAGCTGAGCCTCGCACAGATTCTGGATGAGGTTGATCGGTTCCTGGAGACCCTAACCAATGCCCAGAAAGGAAAATCGGATCCACCGGATCAAGTACCCAACTCTGTGGAGTTATTATCGAAAATGGTAGAGTCCATGATCCACGCGTACAATGCATGCAAAACGAAGTTTGGTCGAGACCTTGAAGACGACGCGTCGTTTCTGGAAGCCGTGAATCGGATTTCGAAGCTGTCGAACGGGATTTATGAGTTCCCAATCCAATCATCTTCTCTCAACCGAGCAAGCTCCGTGCTACAACGAGCGATGTCGTTTTTGGAGGACGAGTTACGAGTCCTCCTTCATGAAGAACCCAAACCCAACAGTAACGTTTCAGATCAGAAATCTCAGAAGCCATCGAAGCAGTCCTCGTTCGATTTAAATCACGAGCAAGACCGGTGCGTCCTACCCGACCCGATCGAACAAAACAAAGAGCAAGAAGAATTCCCAGGATTTTCCCAAGAAGCCATTTCCAACATGAACAAGATTGCGTCGGCGATGATCTTCGCGGGGTACGAGAGCGAGTGTTGCATGGTTTATGGCATCTTAAGGGGAAGCGCATTCAAAGGGGCGTTGAACAAGCTCGGCTACGACTACGTAAGCATCGACGACGTCCATAGAATGCAATGGGAGTCTTTGGAAGGAGAAATCGCCTTGTGGATCAAAGTCGTCAAGCAGTGCTCCACCAATTTCTTCTCCGGCGAACGGAAGCTCTGTGACTCCGTTTTCTCCGACCACCCCTCCTTGTCTCAAACACTATTCCTAGATCTCGCACGCCCCGTCGTTTTACAGCTTCTCGATTTTGCAGAAGCGTTGGTGGTGACGAAGCGGTCGGCCGAGAAGTTGTTCAAGTTCCTCGACATGTACGAGACTCTGCGCGATCTGGTTCGGGTCATGGATGACGGGTCGTACCCGGAGGAACTGAAATCCGAGGCGTCGGAGGCCAAGACCCGGCTGGGCGAAGCCGCAATGAGCATTTTCTGTGATCTCGAGAACTCGATCAAGAGCGACCATGGGAGGACACCTGTCCCTAGCGGCGCCGTGCACCCGCTGACCCGCTACGTCATGAACTACCTAAAATACGCGTGTGAATACAAGGAAACCTTAGAGCAGGTGTTTCAGAAACACCTCAAGATCGAATCCGATGACGTGTCAACGCCCAAAACGTCGCCGTTCTCGGTACAGATGATGACGATCATGGACCTCTTGGACGCGAACCTTGACATGAAGTCGAAGCTGTACAAAGACTACGCGTTGTGCTACGTTTTCTTGATGAACAACGGGAGGTACATCCTGCAGAAGATAAAAGGGTCCACGGAGATCCACGAGTTGATGGGCGACACGTGGTGCAGAAAGCGGTCGTCGCTGATGAGGCAGTATCACAAGAACTACCAGAGAGAGACGTGGAGTAAGGTGTTGCAGTGTATGAACCACGAGGGTCTTCAGGCGAGTGGGCATGGGAAGGTGTCCAAGCCGGTGTTGAAGGAGCGCTTCAAGAACTTCAACGCTATGTTCGATGAGATTCACAGGACCCAGACCACCTGGGTCGTCAGCGACGAGCAGCTTCAGTCGGAGCTCCGGGTTTCCATATCGGCGGTGATGATTCCGGCTTACCGGTCTTTCTTAGGGAGGTTCCAGCAATACTTGGCTCCAGGGAGACAATCGGAGAAGTATATCAAGTACCAGCCGGAGGATATTGAGACTTTGATTGATGAACTGTTCGATGGAAATCCAGTGTCTATGGCAAGGAGGAGAGCATAA